Part of the Paenibacillus kyungheensis genome, ATATACCATACTCAATATATGGTTGCTGAATAACGCTCACATCTGTTCGCTCGACGTGTTATAGGAAAATAATTTGCTTATTTTTTGAGTCTGAAAATACGAGCTATTCCATTGTGAATCCATTTCGATTCTTTGGTCATCAAAGGGCCCAAAATTGCTAAAATTAATACATAGATTGCAGCAAACGGTTGTAAAATCGCAGCCAGTCCACCAGCAGCACCCAGATTCGCTACAATAATTGAAAACTCACCACGCGACATAATCGTTAGCCCTACATTGGATGAAGATTTAGGTGACAATTTAGCTGTTTTGCCTGCTAACATTCCTGCCGAGTAATTACCAATCATCGTCAAAATCACAGCGCCGATTGCTAACCAGACAGCATTTCCACCTAATGACAATGGATCAATCGTTAATCCAAAGCTAAAGAAGAACAATGCGCCAAAGAAATCACGGAAAGGTAAAATAATTTTTTCGATCCGATGCATATGCGAAGTTTCGGCAAGAACAAGCCCTACTAACAAAGCACCGATTGCTTCTGCGACATGAATCGTCTCGGAAAATCCAGCAATTAAAAATAATGCAGCAAATACAGTACACATAAAAATTTCATTCGACGGGATATTGAGTAGCTTATTCAATAACGGTACAGCTTTGCGTCCAATGACTAAGATGAGTAACATATATCCAAGTGCCAAAGCAGCCGATAGAAGAATACCACCAATAGAAGTTGCTCCACTTAACAATAGACCGGAGAGTACAGACAGATACACTGCTAAAAATACATCTTCAAACATAATAATGCCGAGTATCATTTCTGTTTCTGGATTAGCAGTCCGTTTGAGATCAACTAACACTTTCGCTACAATCGCGCTAGAAGAGATCGTTGTAATCCCTGCAATCACCAATGTTTCTTTGATGCCGAATCCAGTAGCAAAACCGAACAGCAATCCAAGTGTAAAGTTAATTCCAATATAAATCGTTCCGCCAATCGCTATTGATTTACCGGCTTTGACCAACCGACCTACCGAGAATTCGAGTCCCAGATAGAACAGCAGGAAAATAACGCCGATCTTTCCCATAAATTCAATCAATTCCGCACTTTGAATAAATCGAAAATCTAAAATGCCGAATACCGGTGCATGAGGTCCTACAGCCATTCCTGCTAAAATATAAAAAGGAACTACCGAGAACTTCAATTTGGATGCAAGTAATCCTGCTAGTGCTACTAACAGAACAGCAATCCCAATCTCAAAAACAATATAGTCCATATTATCCAGACCCCCTCTCAAGCAATTGCTTAAGAATCTGAATACCACTACGCTCACCAGCTACTACAAGTGTATATCCTTCTTGAAGTACATATTCTGGTCCTGGACTGATCTTCTGCTTACGACTGGATTCAATACTTGCAATAACGACAGTGCCTGTATTTTCCCGAATCGCTAAGTCGCCAATCGTTTTACCCAGACAATCCATATTTCTTTTCAATTTGTACCATTCGATACTTAATTGAGATAACGATAATTCAGCTTGTTCCAGTCCACTAGGTCGATAACTCATCCCACCAATAATACTAGCAATTTGACGAGCTTCTACATCTCCAAGTGTAACGACCAACTCATACTCTTCCGGGCTGTCCGGTGGATTGTGAAAAATCTCTCGCTTCCCATCTTCATGGACAATAATCGAAATTTTCTCACTCTCTTCTGTTTCTACTGAAAATTTCCTGCCAATACCGGGTAAGTCCGTCTCACGAATGTTAGCCATACTTCCCCCTCCTTTATCTTTAAAATAGCATGACTATTTGATACAGAAAGAACTGTACATACAGTATGCTTCTACAATGTTATACGGGCTTCTATTCAATAGGTTTCATAAAAAAACTCATTTTTGACCAATTTAGCTCAAAAAACGCCAAAAAACCCGATTTACCAATAATAGTTATTGGCAATCGGGTGATATTACAACACTTTTTATATATGATTCTTTTTATTTCCCGGGAAATGCTCTGTTTTAGAACGGATATTGTGTCAATGTGAACACATCAACGTCTGGCAATTTTTCACGACCATTTAAATCTTGCAACTCGATCATAAATGCTGTACCAACTACATTACCACCCAATTGACGAATCAAATTGATGGATGTAGCAATAGTTCCACCTGTAGCAAGTAGATCATCAGCAATCAGAACATTTTGTCCTTCTGTGATCGCATCAGCATGCATTGCCAGACTATCTTGACCATATTCAAGCGCATAATCAGCTTGAATCGTTTTGTAAGGAAGTTTACCAGCTTTACGAATAGGTACAAAAGCTACACCTAATGCATAAGCAAGTGGCGCACCTACTACAAAACCGCGTGCTTCTGGACCAGCAATCACATCAATTTGTAAATGCTCAACCATTTTTTTCAATTCATTGATAGACTGTTGGTAGACAGGTCCATTTTGCATCAAAGTGGTGATATCTTTAAAACTGATTCCTTCTTGCGGGAAATCAGGAATCACGCGAATATACTCTTTAAAATCCAAAAAAATCTCCTCCTCAAAATAAAAACCTGTATAACCCTATACTTTTTTTGTTATGACGCGCCTTGCATGCGGGAAATCATCCATGATGTTAACTGCGGCAGATCACTTTCACATAACATATATTCCATTTCAGCCAGCTCGCTAAGTTCCTGATACCGCTTCGAACTATCCAGAGGACGTTTGGAAGGAGAAGTATTAACCGTAACCTTTCCTTGCTCTCGGATAATAAATTCCAGTTCCTCGAATACTTCCAGCATAAGCTGTACCATTCTTATTGAACTGGATGTTTTTTGACTCAGGTAAGGAATAAGCTCATCTTCATGAACAAATTGCTGATTGCTTTTGACAAGCCATCCATAGATCAATTTAAATTGATCTCGATCAGGTTTTTGCAGAAGTTCCTGCTGTTGCCGCTTATCATGGAGAAGAATGATATTTTCAAGAGAAGTGAACTGGGCAAAAATCATATCCAATTGCCCTGTATGCGCTGGTAAAGACAATACACATAACGTGCGTACAGCTTCTGCACCATATTGCATAGAAATAGTATTGCCAGCGATAATGCCAGCCTTTCTATCATAACCCCAAAGGGATACATCACACAATTGGCTTTTTAATAAATCTTCATCTTCTTCACTTAATATCGCCCATTGTCCTTGTTCCATCGCCATATAACGTCCAAATTGTTGACGAACTTTAGTCAATTCACTATCGATCGCTTTGCAATCACGACGATCCCAGATTTGTAAGCCCGGTACAGCGATATCCTGAATCATCAATTGAGGTTTGCGATTACCCCGCCATTCATTGATACTCGTTTCGGCAAGCAGATCGATATGATCTCCTTCAGCAAGTAAACCCGCAAGTTCTCCTTTACCAAAAGCAACACCTTCTATCATCGTATCCCCTTGCTCTACAACTAATCGCAGATGTGTACCTGTTTTACCAATCGTTTTGGCTTGAATCACTTTAACACCGCGCAACACAATCCGGGGTAATGGATTAGACATCCCAAATGGAGCCAACTGATCTAATTCTTCAATCGCAGATAAAGATAACTCGCTTAACTCACATTCACAATCCGCTTGTGTCTGTGGAACCAACTCTTTTTCCGTTAAGATCGTAGCTGCTCGCTCATTCAAAGCGTGACGAAAAGCATCCAATTGATCACGATGAAGTGTCATTCCTGCCGCCGCTGGATGTCCTCCAAAATGATCCATTAAATCGGCACAGTTCAGTAGCGCTTGATAAATATCGTATCCGTCAATCGAACGAGCAGAACCTTTACACAGCCCTGTTACGGGATCAATTCCCAATACAATCGTAGGACGATAATAACGATCTAACAATTTAGAAGCCACAATCCCAACTACACCTGGATTCCAACCTTCTCCTGCGACTACAATCACATCTGGAATCTCTTTGGTCTGTCCCTCGTATCCTTTTGCAACCATCTGATGTGCTTCTTGAGTGATCGTATTTACAAGCTCCTGACGAGATTTGTTTAATTGATCCAGCTCATGAGAAATATAATCGGCTTGCTCTGCATCTGTTGTAGTCAACAATTCTACAGCACGCATCGCATGTTCCATTCGTCCACTTGCATTGATACGTGGAGCCATTGCAAATGCAATATGTGTAGCCGATACTTGTTCATGTTCAATACCAGCTACATTCATCAAAGCGGTAATCCCTACAAATGAACTATTTTTCATTTTTTCTACACCTGCACGTACCATCATGCGGTTCTCACCTTCAAGTGGCATCAGATCGGCTACCGTACCGATAGCGACGATTTCTAACCATTGCTCAGGCATAGAACCTAATAAAGCGTGAGCAAGCTTAAAAGCAACCCCAACACCTGCTAACCCTTTAAAAGGATATGGGCAATAAGGTAGCTTCGGATTCACTAACGCATACGCTTGTGGCAACACAGCAGGTGGTTCGTGATGATCGGTAACAATAACATCTATACCATATTGCGCTGCATGAGCAATTTGTTCTACTGCACTAATACCTGTATCCACGGTAATAATTAAGGTTACACCTTGTGCATGAGCTTGATCGATCGCATGTTGATGCAGTCCATATCCTTCTTTGGAACGATGAGGAATATACGTATCAAAGTCAGCCTGTAAATGACGCAACAAATAGATCATAAGGGTCGTACTGGATACACCATCTGCATCATAATCCCCGTAGATCCATATTTTTTCCTTTTGTTCTAAAGCTTGACGTATTCGTCCGACCGCTTCTGTCATCCCTGCTAGCAAATACGGATCATGAATATCATCACGACTTCCATGAAGAAAATGCAGTGCTCGTTGTTCCTCTGTATAGCCTCTACTGGTTAAAAGAGTAGACATTAATGAAGATATGCCCAACTTGTTCGCTAGAGACTGTGAAATCGTCTGATCAGGACGACGAATATTCCAATGATATTGTGAATGAATCATATGGTTCCTCCTTATTGAAGCATACCGTTTCCAGATGTATCTCTGCTTTGTGTCAGTTCATAATTCGATTTATACGGATATCCACCGTTATAAGGCACTACCTGTACCTGTACACTACTGACATGAGCAAAACGACTTAACAATAAATTTTTGGCATACTCTGAAATTTCTGCCGCTTCTCGAACCGTAATTTGTGGATTCACACTGATTTTAAGATCGATTTTGACACTGTCTCCTACTTCTTGTGCTTTTAATTCTTCTACAGTGATAACACCCTGTACACGTTGTACGGTATCCATAAAATCTACAGCATCCTGTTGATCTAATTCTTGTACCAGTGATCCATAAATAGAATGCTTCGCAATTCGATATCCTTGACGCCATACAATACCAGCCACCAGAATAGCTGAAATCGGTTCGATATAATACAGTTGATCGATATTCAGTTCCAAAGCTGCAATTGTACTTAACATCCCGGCAAGCACCAGAATAGAAGAGTACAACGAATAACGGTGATTATCTACATCATCTGCTAGACGAGCATTTTTTTGCTTTTTCGCATAACGATAACGATAACGGAATACCGCTTCATTGATAGCAATAGATAAAAATACAGGAATAATCGCATACGGCTTAGGATCAGGAGTCTCTATAGACATCATATCTCGTATAGCTGAAATGCCAATTTCTAATCCACCTAACAACAAAAGCACAGTTATCATCAAGTTAGCAAATGGAGCACCTGTTTTGGCAGGAGGTTGATTTTGCGCTAATTTGTTATGTTGGCGTGTGTGCTGTTTTGCAGTCCCATTGGGATTGGATAAACGTTCGACAAGACTACTTGCCGCTGTAGAAGCTGTATATAATGCATCTCCCATCAATGCTTTATTGTTAGCAATATAACCGGTAACTCCTTTGACAATCGCCAATCCGAGTCCCGTAACAACCGATGTCCAAAACACCTTTTCTCCTTGATGGATATCTTGGTTTTTCACGATTTCCCCTCCTAAAACAACATAAAGCCGCGTCTGTAACAGGACGCGGCTTCAACATGTTGGACTTGCAATGTTACGCCGTCGTTTTAGACGGAGTTTTCGCTTTTGGTTTTTGTCTGTTTTTAAGCAATAACCACAATGGGCTAGCAATAAAGACAGAAGAGTAAGCACCAAATACAAGACCAAGAATCATTGCTAATGAGAACATACGAATCGACTCACTGCCGAATATGAACAAACATACGCAAGCGATAAATACAGTTAATACTGTATTTAGTGAACGAGTCATGGTTTGAGAAATACTGTTGTTGACGATGGTTTTAACATCACCAGTTTTCTTCTGTTTAGAGAAGCGTAGATTTTCCCTGATACGGTCAAAGATAACGACAGTATCATTCAGCGAGTAACCGATAATAGTCAGGATCGCTGTAATAAAGGTAAGATCGACTTCCAAACGGAAAATAGAGAAAATCGCAATTACGATAAATGCATCATGAAGCATTGCTACAACCGCAGCGACAGCAAAGCGCCATTCAAAACGAATCGTAATGTAGATAATAATACCCAAACTTGCAGCTAATACTGCCCATAGAGCATTACGCTCT contains:
- a CDS encoding adenine phosphoribosyltransferase — translated: MDFKEYIRVIPDFPQEGISFKDITTLMQNGPVYQQSINELKKMVEHLQIDVIAGPEARGFVVGAPLAYALGVAFVPIRKAGKLPYKTIQADYALEYGQDSLAMHADAITEGQNVLIADDLLATGGTIATSINLIRQLGGNVVGTAFMIELQDLNGREKLPDVDVFTLTQYPF
- a CDS encoding cation:proton antiporter, translating into MDYIVFEIGIAVLLVALAGLLASKLKFSVVPFYILAGMAVGPHAPVFGILDFRFIQSAELIEFMGKIGVIFLLFYLGLEFSVGRLVKAGKSIAIGGTIYIGINFTLGLLFGFATGFGIKETLVIAGITTISSSAIVAKVLVDLKRTANPETEMILGIIMFEDVFLAVYLSVLSGLLLSGATSIGGILLSAALALGYMLLILVIGRKAVPLLNKLLNIPSNEIFMCTVFAALFLIAGFSETIHVAEAIGALLVGLVLAETSHMHRIEKIILPFRDFFGALFFFSFGLTIDPLSLGGNAVWLAIGAVILTMIGNYSAGMLAGKTAKLSPKSSSNVGLTIMSRGEFSIIVANLGAAGGLAAILQPFAAIYVLILAILGPLMTKESKWIHNGIARIFRLKK
- a CDS encoding cation diffusion facilitator family transporter, with the translated sequence MKNQDIHQGEKVFWTSVVTGLGLAIVKGVTGYIANNKALMGDALYTASTAASSLVERLSNPNGTAKQHTRQHNKLAQNQPPAKTGAPFANLMITVLLLLGGLEIGISAIRDMMSIETPDPKPYAIIPVFLSIAINEAVFRYRYRYAKKQKNARLADDVDNHRYSLYSSILVLAGMLSTIAALELNIDQLYYIEPISAILVAGIVWRQGYRIAKHSIYGSLVQELDQQDAVDFMDTVQRVQGVITVEELKAQEVGDSVKIDLKISVNPQITVREAAEISEYAKNLLLSRFAHVSSVQVQVVPYNGGYPYKSNYELTQSRDTSGNGMLQ
- a CDS encoding cation:proton antiporter regulatory subunit translates to MANIRETDLPGIGRKFSVETEESEKISIIVHEDGKREIFHNPPDSPEEYELVVTLGDVEARQIASIIGGMSYRPSGLEQAELSLSQLSIEWYKLKRNMDCLGKTIGDLAIRENTGTVVIASIESSRKQKISPGPEYVLQEGYTLVVAGERSGIQILKQLLERGSG
- the secF gene encoding protein translocase subunit SecF translates to MRFKWNYDFVKISKYFYTFSIILIVLGILSLAIFKLNYGVDFRSGSNVDVTLTKPITEAQAKPVIEALKLSDDPSITIGDGRMNVRFEKVLSDTQENQFKQAFTKQLDSGASFEVNTVDPAIAQELERNALWAVLAASLGIIIYITIRFEWRFAVAAVVAMLHDAFIVIAIFSIFRLEVDLTFITAILTIIGYSLNDTVVIFDRIRENLRFSKQKKTGDVKTIVNNSISQTMTRSLNTVLTVFIACVCLFIFGSESIRMFSLAMILGLVFGAYSSVFIASPLWLLLKNRQKPKAKTPSKTTA
- the recJ gene encoding single-stranded-DNA-specific exonuclease RecJ gives rise to the protein MIHSQYHWNIRRPDQTISQSLANKLGISSLMSTLLTSRGYTEEQRALHFLHGSRDDIHDPYLLAGMTEAVGRIRQALEQKEKIWIYGDYDADGVSSTTLMIYLLRHLQADFDTYIPHRSKEGYGLHQHAIDQAHAQGVTLIITVDTGISAVEQIAHAAQYGIDVIVTDHHEPPAVLPQAYALVNPKLPYCPYPFKGLAGVGVAFKLAHALLGSMPEQWLEIVAIGTVADLMPLEGENRMMVRAGVEKMKNSSFVGITALMNVAGIEHEQVSATHIAFAMAPRINASGRMEHAMRAVELLTTTDAEQADYISHELDQLNKSRQELVNTITQEAHQMVAKGYEGQTKEIPDVIVVAGEGWNPGVVGIVASKLLDRYYRPTIVLGIDPVTGLCKGSARSIDGYDIYQALLNCADLMDHFGGHPAAAGMTLHRDQLDAFRHALNERAATILTEKELVPQTQADCECELSELSLSAIEELDQLAPFGMSNPLPRIVLRGVKVIQAKTIGKTGTHLRLVVEQGDTMIEGVAFGKGELAGLLAEGDHIDLLAETSINEWRGNRKPQLMIQDIAVPGLQIWDRRDCKAIDSELTKVRQQFGRYMAMEQGQWAILSEEDEDLLKSQLCDVSLWGYDRKAGIIAGNTISMQYGAEAVRTLCVLSLPAHTGQLDMIFAQFTSLENIILLHDKRQQQELLQKPDRDQFKLIYGWLVKSNQQFVHEDELIPYLSQKTSSSIRMVQLMLEVFEELEFIIREQGKVTVNTSPSKRPLDSSKRYQELSELAEMEYMLCESDLPQLTSWMISRMQGAS